Proteins from one Peromyscus eremicus chromosome 8a, PerEre_H2_v1, whole genome shotgun sequence genomic window:
- the Fndc9 gene encoding fibronectin type III domain-containing protein 9 → MNIEVGNVSYTGAIISWSSSEPCLEDYYHIMYRPNWNSIFSGYLRYSFHHEEKVPRTITSVALEHLAPSTLYFLCISCKKAAFPYSHYCTMFHTLDKSPLAAGGSLVDPQISLWVLMAILLACFTAVLAFICLQFWCIRCHEPRWSYRAGHMEEVNGLVRWPEEAPALGQREEDLQGLPLVELPRKNSGARVEAEAEAEANQDALDVVALAREGGDQPAILPHYRA, encoded by the coding sequence ATGAACATTGAGGTTGGGAACGTGTCTTACACGGGAGCCATCATCTCCTGGTCGTCCTCAGAGCCTTGCTTGGAGGACTATTACCATATTATGTACAGGCCCAACTGGAACAGTATCTTCTCTGGCTATCTGCGCTACAGCTTCCATCACGAGGAGAAGGTGCCTCGAACCATCACCTCGGTGGCGTTGGAACACCTCGCCCCTTCCACTCTCTActtcctctgcatcagctgcaaGAAGGCTGCCTTCCCATACAGTCACTACTGTACCATGTTCCACACCCTGGATAAGAGTCCACTGGCTGCCGGGGGCTCCCTGGTGGACCCCCAAATTTCCCTTTGGGTGCTGATGGCCATCCTGCTGGCCTGCTTCACTGCTGTGTTGGCCTTCATCTGCCTCCAGTTCTGGTGCATCCGCTGTCATGAGCCTCGATGGTCTTACAGAGCTGGCCACATGGAGGAAGTCAATGGGTTGGTAAGATGGCCCGAGGAGGCCCCAGCCCTTGGTCAGAGGGAAGAAGACCTGCAGGGGCTCCCCCTGGTGGAACTGCCACGCAAGAACTCTGGGGCCAGAGtagaagctgaagcagaagcagaagccaaCCAGGATGCCTTGGATGTGGTGGCCTTAGCTAGAGAAGGTGGTGACCAACCAGCCATACTGCCTCACTATAGAGCGTGA